Proteins from a single region of Ensifer adhaerens:
- a CDS encoding CbtA family protein, with the protein MIVRTLLAAIVAGMIAGVFMTGAQELRVTPLILHAEEFEGEAPAATEQPATQPGTTQPAAEGHDQHSSLKAVSPLSAMLDALSPITPAYAHEGEHEEGGIMFGMSRFSGTLIANLVTGSGFGLLLAGVSLVIGYPITLRNGALWGACGWLAVHMLPAIGLPPELPGFPAAELGDRQTWWLVTVALSAVGLYLVVLREEIVSKVVGLVLIAAPHVYGAPQPVDITSNVPAVLGAEFAVAALATTLAFWIVLGVVSGFINERFVKAN; encoded by the coding sequence ATGATTGTCAGAACGCTTCTGGCCGCGATCGTGGCTGGAATGATTGCCGGTGTCTTCATGACCGGCGCCCAGGAACTTAGGGTCACGCCGCTGATTCTGCATGCGGAAGAATTCGAGGGCGAGGCTCCGGCGGCCACCGAACAGCCCGCGACCCAGCCTGGAACCACGCAGCCTGCCGCCGAGGGGCACGACCAGCATTCGTCGCTGAAGGCGGTTTCGCCGCTTTCCGCCATGCTCGACGCCCTGTCGCCGATCACCCCGGCCTACGCACATGAGGGCGAACACGAGGAAGGCGGCATCATGTTCGGCATGAGCCGCTTCTCCGGCACGCTGATCGCCAACCTCGTCACCGGCTCCGGCTTCGGCCTGCTTTTGGCCGGCGTCAGCCTGGTGATCGGCTACCCGATCACGCTCAGGAACGGTGCGCTCTGGGGCGCCTGCGGCTGGCTTGCCGTGCACATGCTGCCGGCAATCGGCCTGCCGCCGGAACTTCCGGGCTTTCCGGCCGCCGAACTCGGCGACCGCCAGACCTGGTGGCTGGTGACGGTGGCGCTTTCAGCCGTCGGCCTCTACCTCGTCGTCCTGCGCGAGGAGATCGTGTCGAAGGTCGTCGGCCTGGTGCTGATTGCCGCGCCCCACGTCTACGGCGCGCCGCAGCCGGTGGATATCACCAGCAACGTTCCGGCTGTGCTCGGCGCTGAATTTGCCGTTGCCGCCCTTGCCACCACGCTCGCCTTCTGGATCGTGCTTGGCGTCGTCTCCGGCTTCATCAACGAGCGTTTCGTCAAGGCGAACTGA
- a CDS encoding (2Fe-2S)-binding protein, whose protein sequence is MSSRDHQRTAQTVERNPPQALAVVERLQAQFPDAGVSLGPADSAFDVPEAFWADGGAGIATGLAYQDCFAIGMTDRIRAAHLIAFYGRQLSVVLGAFHLGAGFQVEIAGIRFEDWSRLHQDREVVGKRYHFRLDRLERPLEVGSISAFERRFTAHLAPIITVLKKRTGLSSGAQWRLAADALAGAFLELGRALGDEARGMAEALAIVKRRGSRLFSEELCYEEITASDPAGGERLSRQYRIRCGCCLYFRTEGGSFCDTCVLLEPADRRARLAAHLMQNGGA, encoded by the coding sequence ATGAGTTCGAGAGACCACCAGCGGACGGCGCAGACGGTGGAGCGAAATCCGCCGCAGGCGCTGGCCGTGGTCGAGCGGTTGCAGGCCCAGTTTCCGGACGCCGGTGTCTCGCTTGGCCCGGCTGACAGCGCATTCGACGTCCCGGAGGCCTTCTGGGCGGACGGCGGGGCAGGCATCGCGACGGGCCTTGCCTATCAGGATTGTTTCGCAATCGGCATGACGGACCGCATCCGGGCAGCGCATCTGATTGCCTTCTATGGCCGCCAACTGAGCGTCGTTCTCGGCGCGTTCCATCTTGGCGCGGGTTTTCAGGTCGAGATCGCCGGCATTCGCTTTGAAGACTGGAGCCGGCTCCATCAAGACCGGGAAGTTGTCGGCAAGCGTTACCATTTCCGCCTCGATCGGCTGGAACGGCCGTTGGAGGTGGGCAGCATCAGCGCTTTTGAACGCCGCTTCACCGCTCATCTGGCGCCGATCATTACGGTGCTGAAGAAGCGCACCGGGCTTTCCTCCGGGGCGCAGTGGCGGCTGGCGGCGGATGCCCTTGCCGGCGCCTTCCTGGAGCTCGGGCGCGCGCTCGGCGATGAGGCGCGCGGCATGGCCGAGGCGCTGGCGATCGTCAAGCGGCGGGGCTCGCGGCTGTTCTCGGAGGAGCTCTGTTACGAGGAAATCACTGCCAGTGATCCGGCAGGCGGCGAGCGGCTGTCGCGCCAGTATCGGATCCGCTGCGGCTGTTGCCTGTACTTCCGGACGGAAGGCGGCAGCTTCTGCGATACTTGTGTCCTGCTGGAGCCGGCCGATCGCCGCGCGCGGCTCGCAGCCCATCTCATGCAAAACGGCGGGGCCTGA
- a CDS encoding glucoamylase family protein, translated as MLRPTENTDIFQIDSLQRAAFGYFLDHADPVTGLIADTSLRAAPSSVAATGFGLSCYPIGVERGWISRREAIGRVLTVLRFLAESPQSRDQRASGHRGFYYHFLDMRTGERTWRSELSTVDTALLIAGVLTVSAYFSCTDADEGEIRMLAEKLYARVDWRWALNRGDTLTMGWRPPGRFLKHRWRGYSEALLLHVLALGAGDHAIGPEHYAAFAEGYDWIAANGEPHLHAAPLFIHLFPQAWLDLRGLGDRSMREKGTDCFDNTRRAIAFQRDHARRNPGRFAGYGWHLWGLSACHAPRGRLRLKDGRWQRLLGYANRGAPFGPDDGTLVPWAAVACLPFEPDASLSALDHVAAAYPGLLREGRFPGGFNPSLPGDGPEGWVDDRVVGLDQGLVVMMIENWRSGFVWELTRSLPAIRRGLQRAGFSGGWLATETR; from the coding sequence ATGTTGAGGCCGACGGAAAATACCGATATATTTCAGATCGATAGTCTGCAGAGGGCGGCGTTCGGATACTTTCTCGATCATGCCGATCCGGTGACCGGGCTGATCGCGGATACGTCGCTTCGGGCTGCGCCATCGAGCGTCGCGGCGACCGGTTTCGGCCTTTCCTGTTATCCCATCGGTGTCGAGCGCGGATGGATATCGCGCCGGGAGGCGATCGGACGGGTTTTGACGGTGCTGCGCTTCCTGGCCGAGAGCCCGCAGTCTCGCGACCAGCGGGCGAGCGGGCATCGCGGTTTCTACTATCACTTTCTCGACATGCGGACCGGCGAGCGCACCTGGCGGAGCGAACTCTCGACTGTCGACACGGCGCTGCTGATAGCCGGCGTGCTGACGGTTTCCGCCTATTTCTCCTGCACGGATGCGGATGAAGGCGAGATTCGCATGCTTGCCGAAAAGCTCTATGCGCGGGTCGACTGGCGTTGGGCATTGAACAGGGGTGACACACTGACGATGGGTTGGCGTCCGCCCGGGCGGTTTCTCAAACACCGCTGGCGGGGCTACAGCGAGGCGCTGCTGCTCCATGTGCTGGCGCTCGGGGCAGGTGATCATGCGATCGGGCCGGAGCACTACGCCGCCTTTGCGGAGGGCTACGACTGGATCGCGGCCAATGGCGAGCCTCATCTCCATGCGGCGCCGCTGTTCATCCACCTGTTCCCACAGGCATGGCTCGATCTTCGCGGTCTCGGCGATCGGTCGATGCGGGAGAAGGGCACGGATTGCTTCGATAATACCCGGCGCGCCATCGCGTTTCAGCGTGACCATGCGCGGCGAAATCCCGGCCGGTTTGCCGGCTATGGTTGGCATCTCTGGGGTCTCAGTGCCTGCCACGCGCCACGCGGCCGGCTGCGCCTGAAGGACGGACGCTGGCAGCGGCTTTTGGGTTACGCCAATCGCGGCGCACCCTTCGGTCCGGATGACGGTACGCTCGTGCCCTGGGCAGCGGTGGCCTGTCTGCCTTTCGAGCCGGATGCGTCACTATCGGCCCTCGACCATGTCGCGGCCGCCTATCCCGGGCTTTTGAGAGAAGGGCGCTTTCCCGGTGGCTTCAATCCGAGCCTTCCCGGCGATGGGCCGGAAGGGTGGGTCGATGACCGCGTCGTCGGCCTTGACCAAGGGCTCGTCGTGATGATGATCGAGAACTGGCGAAGCGGCTTCGTGTGGGAGCTGACACGGAGCCTGCCTGCGATCCGGCGTGGTCTTCAGCGCGCGGGTTTTAGTGGCGGCTGGCTGGCGACGGAGACAAGATGA
- a CDS encoding DUF1194 domain-containing protein, with protein sequence MLSVLALILSLSGGPSPSTAASTDVDVELILAVDMSGSMDLDEARIQRAGYVEALRHRDFLDAVASGQLGKIAIGYFEWAGTVNESSVVAWQVISTAADADAFAKLIEARPVGTRRGTSISNAITYGTMLIDSNAFNGIRRVIDVSGDGPNNIGPPVIPARETAVARGITINGLAILIRPSVSTGPLDQYYAECVIGGPGSFVLPVHEPEDFSIAIRQKLVLEVSGLPPPPTVRLADALPASDCLIGEKLRPGFLDRVYPELDK encoded by the coding sequence ATGTTGAGCGTGTTGGCGTTGATCCTCTCATTGAGTGGCGGCCCGAGCCCATCGACCGCCGCGTCGACGGATGTCGATGTCGAACTGATCCTGGCCGTCGATATGTCCGGCTCGATGGATCTCGATGAGGCGCGCATCCAGCGCGCCGGTTACGTGGAAGCGCTCCGGCACCGCGATTTCCTCGATGCGGTCGCAAGCGGGCAACTGGGCAAGATCGCCATCGGCTATTTCGAATGGGCCGGCACGGTCAATGAATCTTCCGTCGTCGCCTGGCAAGTAATCTCCACCGCCGCCGACGCCGATGCCTTTGCCAAGCTGATCGAGGCGCGACCGGTCGGCACCCGGCGCGGCACGTCGATCTCGAATGCGATCACCTACGGTACGATGCTGATCGATTCGAACGCCTTCAACGGCATACGCCGGGTCATCGACGTCTCCGGCGACGGCCCGAACAATATCGGCCCGCCGGTCATTCCCGCCCGCGAGACGGCGGTCGCCCGCGGCATCACCATCAACGGGCTGGCGATCCTCATTCGCCCCTCGGTCTCGACCGGCCCGCTCGACCAGTATTACGCCGAATGCGTCATCGGCGGCCCCGGGTCCTTTGTACTGCCGGTGCACGAGCCGGAGGATTTTTCGATCGCAATTCGTCAGAAGCTGGTGCTCGAAGTCAGCGGCCTGCCGCCGCCGCCCACCGTCCGCCTGGCCGACGCCCTTCCGGCATCCGACTGCCTGATCGGCGAGAAGCTCAGGCCCGGTTTCCTAGACCGCGTCTATCCCGAACTCGACAAGTAA
- a CDS encoding GntR family transcriptional regulator, whose translation MSLTTTPPPADMATDTDIGSQHIRDTLRDAIVERRLAPGTKLSESDVGELFNVSRTLVRAALQALSYEGLVSVEKNRGAFVAHPSIDEARQIFATRRLIEPGVVRAAAPNVGKAELAELRRMLAAERQLTEQRGHSARRAEIKASGDFHLALAELSRNAILHRFMDELVARSSLVIALYGQSTVSSCGHNEHDEIVNALERGDIDAAAKMMVHHIDHIEADLDLRTHKSSDLKAALQL comes from the coding sequence ATGTCCTTGACCACCACGCCTCCACCGGCCGACATGGCCACCGACACCGATATTGGTAGTCAGCATATCCGCGACACCTTGCGCGATGCGATTGTCGAGCGGCGGCTTGCCCCCGGCACCAAGCTTTCGGAAAGCGATGTCGGCGAGCTCTTCAATGTCAGCCGTACACTGGTGCGCGCAGCCCTCCAGGCACTCTCCTACGAAGGCCTCGTCAGCGTCGAGAAGAACCGCGGCGCCTTTGTCGCCCACCCCTCGATCGACGAGGCACGCCAGATTTTCGCGACCCGCCGGCTGATCGAGCCCGGCGTCGTGCGGGCTGCAGCGCCGAATGTCGGGAAGGCCGAGCTCGCCGAGCTTCGGCGCATGCTGGCAGCGGAGCGGCAGCTCACCGAACAGCGCGGCCACTCGGCCCGCCGCGCCGAAATCAAGGCATCTGGCGATTTTCACCTGGCGCTCGCCGAGCTTAGTCGCAATGCCATCCTTCACCGTTTCATGGATGAACTCGTCGCCCGCTCCTCGCTGGTGATTGCGCTTTACGGCCAGTCCACAGTTTCGAGCTGCGGCCACAACGAACACGACGAGATCGTCAACGCGCTGGAACGCGGCGACATCGACGCGGCCGCCAAGATGATGGTCCATCATATCGACCACATCGAAGCCGACCTTGACCTTCGCACCCATAAGTCGAGCGACCTCAAGGCCGCACTCCAGCTTTAG
- a CDS encoding DUF982 domain-containing protein, which produces MSEKLFATPIPLRLSAKRQTVVRTVFEAVELLRQWPGRRGREYRAALRRCLDALDGLTSTDRASRCFAAAARESGLLLA; this is translated from the coding sequence ATGAGCGAGAAGTTATTCGCCACTCCCATCCCCCTCCGATTATCCGCAAAACGGCAGACCGTCGTCAGAACGGTCTTCGAAGCCGTCGAGTTGCTGCGGCAATGGCCGGGGCGTCGCGGACGGGAGTACCGCGCGGCTCTCAGGCGCTGCCTGGACGCGCTGGATGGATTGACAAGCACGGACCGGGCCAGCCGCTGCTTTGCTGCCGCTGCCCGCGAATCGGGCCTGCTTCTGGCCTGA
- a CDS encoding glycoside hydrolase family 26 protein, protein MSARLLRSALVAGTLALVAAAGSPTARADDPADGIDRALMTAAISPPTKSARERAVVVGVYDPHDAVADSDALELEHVFVYWQKPDRALLKRKIAIAARQGRALMLSVEPYTHAADWRAGGERLFADIGNGRFDREIGDVCARAAAFDGPVYVRWGHEMEDPDGRYPWARRDKEGYKKAFRYFVAKCRALAPEARFVWSPKGHRNLAGYYPGDDVVDVIGIPVWGLQKMDVDYWGRERRFGEALSEKYRRVAGFGKPVMIAELGVSGSADYRRAWYREILDQQTYRRAFPLLTTVVFFNDKEPYKWPLRYGSPDWRLDKEALKALADRRTKEAAELDD, encoded by the coding sequence TTGTCCGCCAGACTTTTGAGATCAGCCCTTGTTGCGGGAACGCTGGCGCTTGTTGCCGCCGCCGGATCACCGACAGCGCGCGCGGATGATCCGGCCGATGGCATCGACCGGGCGCTGATGACTGCGGCTATCTCGCCGCCGACAAAGAGTGCGAGGGAGCGGGCGGTCGTCGTCGGCGTCTACGATCCGCATGACGCCGTTGCAGACAGCGATGCGCTCGAGCTCGAACACGTCTTCGTCTATTGGCAGAAGCCGGATAGGGCGCTGTTGAAGCGCAAGATCGCGATCGCGGCGCGGCAGGGGCGGGCGCTGATGCTCTCGGTCGAGCCCTATACCCACGCGGCCGACTGGCGCGCCGGCGGCGAAAGGCTGTTTGCCGATATCGGCAACGGTCGCTTCGATCGCGAGATCGGCGACGTCTGTGCCCGCGCTGCCGCCTTCGATGGCCCGGTCTATGTGCGCTGGGGCCACGAGATGGAGGACCCCGACGGCCGCTATCCCTGGGCGCGTCGCGACAAGGAAGGCTACAAGAAGGCGTTTCGTTACTTCGTCGCCAAATGCCGGGCGCTGGCGCCGGAGGCGCGGTTCGTCTGGTCGCCGAAGGGCCACCGCAATCTCGCCGGTTACTATCCGGGCGACGACGTCGTCGATGTGATCGGGATCCCCGTCTGGGGCCTGCAGAAGATGGATGTCGACTATTGGGGCCGCGAGCGTCGCTTCGGCGAAGCGCTGAGCGAAAAGTACCGGCGCGTCGCGGGCTTCGGCAAACCGGTCATGATCGCTGAACTCGGCGTCTCCGGCTCGGCCGACTACAGGCGCGCCTGGTACAGGGAAATCCTTGACCAGCAGACCTATCGCCGGGCCTTTCCGCTACTCACCACCGTCGTGTTCTTCAACGACAAGGAGCCCTACAAATGGCCGCTCCGCTACGGCTCGCCGGACTGGCGTCTCGACAAGGAAGCGCTGAAGGCGCTTGCCGACCGTCGGACGAAGGAAGCGGCCGAACTCGACGACTGA
- a CDS encoding glycosyltransferase family 2 protein — protein MTLLVRNEADIIKENLDFHFRKGVDHVIATDNGSTDETVDLLLPYIHSGVLTLLHEPEDNYDQAKWVTRMAMIAARDMGADWILNNDADEFWWCADDSLKDLLANAPGNVSYLPRQNMLPSPRWATGNPLVHMTYAVVKPIDTGSSLPTLNRIGRKAIVRSEGLLSIGMGNHDASFSVEKVLFDAPIIGFHYPIRSFAQFEQKVRQGGAALERNTELSPAMGAHWRRWFDMYKDGELRREYEQLAPTAQKLKSLRAGGIVGQDRRVLNEFLSTKGPAVRALLKAKNRFQTF, from the coding sequence ATGACCTTGTTGGTGAGGAATGAGGCCGACATTATTAAGGAGAACTTGGACTTTCATTTTCGCAAGGGCGTTGACCATGTTATTGCTACGGACAACGGCTCAACCGACGAAACCGTTGACCTGTTGCTGCCGTACATCCATTCGGGTGTTCTGACACTCCTTCACGAACCGGAAGACAATTACGATCAGGCCAAATGGGTCACGCGAATGGCCATGATAGCCGCGCGGGACATGGGAGCAGACTGGATTCTCAACAATGATGCGGATGAGTTTTGGTGGTGTGCGGACGATAGCCTGAAAGATCTTCTCGCGAACGCCCCCGGCAACGTCAGCTATCTTCCGCGGCAAAATATGTTGCCATCGCCTCGATGGGCGACCGGCAACCCGTTGGTCCATATGACATATGCCGTGGTCAAGCCGATCGATACGGGCTCGTCGTTACCGACACTGAACAGAATTGGGCGCAAAGCGATTGTGCGCTCCGAGGGGCTGCTATCCATCGGAATGGGCAATCACGATGCCAGTTTCAGCGTCGAAAAGGTTTTGTTCGATGCGCCAATAATCGGATTTCACTATCCTATTCGTAGCTTCGCCCAGTTTGAACAGAAAGTTCGCCAAGGCGGGGCAGCGCTTGAGCGAAACACCGAGTTGTCCCCGGCTATGGGCGCCCATTGGCGCCGTTGGTTTGACATGTATAAAGATGGTGAATTGCGCAGGGAGTACGAGCAGTTGGCACCTACAGCGCAGAAACTCAAGTCGCTTAGGGCTGGCGGCATCGTCGGGCAAGACAGAAGAGTTCTAAACGAATTTCTGTCGACCAAGGGGCCCGCGGTACGCGCCCTGTTAAAAGCGAAGAATAGATTTCAAACATTTTGA